CGCTGGGTTacggggtgtccccagcagggctgcataGAAGCCAGATAGCTCAGCTCTGCTCGGCACGGCCTGTCCGAATTCccgggcagctcccagctgcaggctaCCTTAGCAAGCTCGAGTGATATCAGCTCTTTAGTGATGATCAGCTCAtttgtgatttcagctcttagcTTGCTAGGTGCCACAGGCAgatgcagggagagagaggagaaaagctgTGTGAGGTTCCACAGGGAAGTCTGTATTGCTCTTCTGCGAAGGTtctcagtgacagctcttctaACAAACTAGGCAAAAGTAGCTCTTTATATAGGGTATAGGGGAATTGGAAATTGTCCTGTCGTAAGGGTCAAAGGAAAGTGACCTGTAGCCTTAgagagagataagcaagggtccaaAGGCAGAAGAGAGGGGCTTCtaaggtccagtcatcatgactcgGCATTTCCCATCTTAGGCTGCTGAACGCCAGGGAGGCCTTGCAGGCCTGGGCCTGCTACAGGGGcagaaatttctttccttaaagTAGTAAAAATGTCTCTGTTTTACTTTcctcttgtgattttttttttgggtttaaCTAAATCACAATCCTCTCTTTTTATGCAGTAAACTTCTGGGTGGTGGGATTGAAAGCATGGCAATCACTGAGGCCTTTGGAGGTGAGAGAACCACATTAAATGAGTATAACCAAACAAAGAATTGCAACTTAATTTAGATTTTCATTCAACTTGGATTACTTCTATCAAATTTACCACATTGTAGTTACAAAGATGAGTATCTGCATGAGTGCAAGAGTAAATAATCCACTTCTCtttatgttttcctgtttttcctcttaatttgCTTGCAGACTAAGTTTGAGCTGAGTAATCATTACTGAGCATGCTGATTCAGCACAACATAGCATTACTAAGACTATTACTGACTTGCCAGAGCTCTCCCTGATGCAGTGTAACAAAATTGCCACAAAAGGTATTTTAGTTATGCACACTTAAGGTACACTGCATTTTATGTAAGATTTTGAAATTACAATCAAGCTACTGTTACAGGACACCTAATTAAATGGTGCTTGACACTTCAGCCATAAGAGTTCAAGAAACACAGTACTCTTCCCTTTAGAAGAGATAAACTGGAGACTAATGTGGTTTGGTAGAATGAGATTAATAAACTTGTAAGCTTCTCCTTGATCATTTTACTGGAAATAAAACTGAGCTAGGTTAATGGAATCAACCATTTCTTCCCCACCCCGCCCCCCCATTATCACTTTTCCACAGGTGCCATATGGTTTTAACTTCCACACACAAGAGAATGACTTCAGCAGCCAAGCTCAATCAAATTAAGGCAtttcagattttgcttttcatgtaaCACATTTCTCCTGCACAGAATATGATTTAGAAATTGAGGttaaatgattttaaaaggtAGAGATTGAGGTGAATTTTGTAAGTAAGAGTTTCTAACTGCAGTAATTCCTGAATCTGTCAAACTTGGAAAAAGAAACCCtgactcttttttccccttctctttatTTAACAGAGTTCCGGACAGGCAAAACCCAGCTATCTCACACTCTTTGTGGTAAGTATAATACATTAAAATAGAGTGATGTTTCTTCTCAGCTGAATCCATTGTTTACCACTGTATCAGAATTAAACACATAGAGAAAAGTCAGAATCTTTTATTTCTACAAATACAGTGAAACAGACCTTGGTGACTCTAACCTCCATAAACTGTGTTTGAGTAGAGAACTCATATAAATGGTTATTTTTAATACTGCTCACATCCATGAAAGTTTTGCCATAAGAAGAGTGAAGATGTCTTAGATAAACCAGTGAAAAACACcatctggaaaagcagagcatAAATATGGGTCACATGTAGATGGGGCATTGCTCAGAAAAGGGCAGagacaacatttttttctcagcaacTCTTTGACTGTCCTGGTTTCAAGAGGTTTTGCTGAATACGACGTTCTGAAAGGGCACTGAAAGGGTACTACTGGCTGTCAGTGACTGGATCAACAGACTTTGGCAGTCACCATATTTGGGCAGTGCCAAAAATAGCAGGACACTGATTTCCCAGAGATATATCTCAATGTGTAAAGAGAAGTAAACAATAACTTATATAACTATTAATGCTGCTGGAATTACCAGACACTGGGTAGGCAAATTCTATTAAATTAACCCCTTATATTGTAAAGTGAAATATGGCATattctggaaaaacaaagccTCTTCTGGTTAGTACAGTGTAATGGTCAGCAGCGTCATACCCTTTTGCATGAATGATTACAACTGGATTGAGTATTCCAGCTTATTCACTCCAAAGAGACTAAATTCACAATCAGTAACTATTTGCATATCAGGAAAAACTCATATCCAAAGAATTTTTGATCATATGAGTTGCAGCTGGAAAAAGTGCCTACTAAGTCAATAGAATTAATTTGGGCAGAGGATTAAGAGGAGACTGTGTGTAAGAACTCACTAGTAATATCCCTAAAATACACAGATTTAGTGGTGGTACTGAGTAAAACAGTTTTGACACCATTAATTAAATCTCATCTGATCTGCAGTcaagaaaagcagcttgagCTTATTCTCAAGATGGCAGTAAGACAAGATACCCCTGATTTTCACATTGATTAAAATTGACAGTTCTTTGTGATATGGGTAAAcagttgtattttatttaaaaaataatgatagatggagtaagaaaatatttttcctgctttttctttttaatcttgtATGCTTCTCTGTAGtgacagctcagctcccaggacCAAATGGCTACACAGGTGGAAAGATTATCTTCATTGATACTGAAAACACTTTGTATCTTTTTGACTGTTAAAAGCTACAGGTGTGATGACCTGCAAAGTTTGTTCATTTTAGTTAGTCATTAGGAAGCTTCATACATGTAAAACATGACTGGCACAGAAATCGTGGAGAGCACAGTGTGTAGTGGCCCacaaggaaatgtatttttcttttgtcatttgATGTAATCCAACCTGAAAAATTAGTCaggaaatggattttattttaactaggtttttttgtttgtttgttttttgggggttttgtggttttgcaaTCTAGTAGGCCTCCTACAGGTTATAGCAGCTTTTCTCTTCAAGATAAATTTATCTAAGTACTAAACACTATTTTTAACACTTCACATTTGCAGGAGACTGTGTATAAACAGGTTTTGCTCACAGCTAAATTCCTAGAGCACAGATATCCATATGTCAACCCCTCCACCTCAAACCCTAAACACAAAACAATTACCATCATGAGCCCTAAACTATCTTTAGGGTACGTGGGACAGCCTGAAGACAAAAAGTCACTCTTCTCTAggactaaaataaatattcttccttttttttcccccccgaTAGTCCTATTTTGGAATggagttttattattttcagagcATGGTTTGCACAAGGAGAAACCCTTAACTCTGACTCATGCCAGCCGACCAGACCGCCTGCGTGACATTGCTGATCGCTTCAATGTTGACCACGAGGCAGTGCTTGACAACGTGCTCTATGCACGTGCATATACCAGTAAGACCATTATTGCAACTGGCATGATATCCAGGGGCTTtttctctcaggtttttttctctctctctttccattttaatagTTCTCAGTGTATTAACACTTCTCAGTTTATTAACAGCTCAACACACGCTCTGTCACAAGATACCGCTTTGAAACTTcaagaaattttgaaataagaCTTCTTTAAGAGCGCAATATAAACATAAAtgattaaaacattttctgtgtgtcATTTAATTcaacattaaattaaaatgtatatattgCTTTTCAGTTCTTAACACAACAAAAAGTTGTCTTTATGCAGAATGAAGGTTTTCACAAAGTTGTTTTGTGAGATGGGTGAGAGGAAACTGGAACCTGCAAAGTACACTGTTACTGGGCACTGGATTTAAAACTGCTGGCAATGAAAATATAACCAGTGTAGACATTTAAAGTGGAATTGTAAAGTTCAGGCTTTTGTTCCTTCAGAGTTCTTTCTGGTCCTAATTTCTCTTGGCAACTGCTTCCCACTAGGTGAGCATCAGATGGAATTGCTTGACTATGTAGCAGCCAAGTTCCATGAGGAAGCTGGTATCTTCAAGTTATTGGTACAGGACTTCTGTATGCTTACTGTTCTCAGAATAAGtgttcctgttttctttcactgtatTTACTTACCCAGCATGATTACAATGCAGATCATTGACTCCATAATGGCGCTTTTCCGTGTGGATTTTAGTGGTCGTGGAGAGTTGGCCGAACGTCAACAGAAGCTAGCTCAGATGTTGTCGAGGCTCCAAAAAATATCAGAAGGTATGGGGAACATTGCAAGATTTGGAAAACATGGGCTGGAGTCACTACCAGTAGCTGTTGGTAGCACAACCACTTAATAGTTCAAGTGTATTTTCAATCAGGTGCTGGGCCAGGGATCTTTCCTCATTTTACACCTCTGTCAGTTACCAAAAGGATCAAACTGATAATATATTATTTCGACATGACAGATTGAGAAAACTTCTGGACTTTCCAACATTTAgagtttttcaagaaatacTGTCAGGCCCTAAATGAGATAATAGGTTGCAGAATTGGACAAATACTCAGTAAGAGTAATTGTCTTCTCCCAATTTCACCAGTCTAAATAcaaaggacagagagaaaagaggatgaaggcatagagaaataaaaaagccctGCCTCTCGCCACTTTCTCAGTACTTTGCAATGCTTTGAGGGATGATGACAGGATGAATAGAGTTCCATCTCTTTGGAATGTCTCAGAAATGTTGATAAGGAAtgaataaatgcttttttttcctgaagtaaaaaa
The Motacilla alba alba isolate MOTALB_02 chromosome 1A, Motacilla_alba_V1.0_pri, whole genome shotgun sequence genome window above contains:
- the DMC1 gene encoding meiotic recombination protein DMC1/LIM15 homolog isoform X2; this translates as MKAMEDQVVQEDPGYQDDEESFFQDIDLLQKHGIEPGFLTAFEYSEKRKMVFHISTGSQEFDKLLGGGIESMAITEAFGEFRTGKTQLSHTLCVTAQLPGPNGYTGGKIIFIDTENTFRPDRLRDIADRFNVDHEAVLDNVLYARAYTSEHQMELLDYVAAKFHEEAGIFKLLIIDSIMALFRVDFSGRGELAERQQKLAQMLSRLQKISEEYNVAVFVTNQMTADPGATMTFQADPKKPIGGHILAHASTTRISLRKGRGELRIAKIYDSPEMPENEATFAITAGGIGDAKE